The segment TTCGACTTTTTGAACTTTAACCGTTCCTCGTGGAGCACGCCAGTAGACAAATCCATCACCATTCTTTGTTTCAAATAAGTTTATTTTTTGATTAGGTAAAAAGCATTTTTCTGTATCTACAAAATAGAGGGTCTCAGGCTTATTTTGAACGACCTTCCAAAATTTCACACTATTCATGTGAATACTCTTTTCAGCATTAGCAGCCGTACACTTCGACGGCGCCGCAGCACTCTTTTTATCAGCGGCGATAGCAAAGTTAAGAGAGGATGCAGTCACCATCATTATGGCGAAGATATACCGCATAAAATTTATTTCCATTGAACAAGTCCCCCTGAAGTATCTAACGAATAAGTCATTTCCCCATTTTCGAACCAAGGGACAGAGCTTAGGCGATCACCAAGATTAATTCGTCGTAAAATATCGCCTTTTTTTGAATTGAAAATGCAAAGCTCCCGCTCAAAGCAGCCGGCAACCAGCTCTTCCTCAGGCTTAACTCCATCTTTAACTAATAACACAGGACTGGAGAAAAAAACTCCGCTCCCCTGATGCCGCCACATTTCTCTCCCGTTAGAAAAATTAAATGCAACAGTTCTGCCTGAAGATGTACTAATATACACAGCATCTTCTTTCTTAGACCACGTAGGAGAGCTTTGACAGGATCCCTCTAACGGGGAATTCCACAAAAGGTCTCCAGTTGAGGCCTTTAGCTTATAAATATTTTTGTCCCATGAACAAAAAGTAACTGAATCTCCAACAACCATGGGTGTTCCTTTAACGGCAAGACCCGTTGCATATTTCCAAACGATTTTTCCAGTTAAAGAGTCTATGGCATTTATATATCCATTATTGCTTCCTACAAAAATCAAACTTCCATCTTCCGATAAAGCCGGAGAAGAATGCGCCTGCTCTCCTAACATCGAACTTTTCCACAGCATTTTTCCCGTCTTCGCATCAATCTTCGTCACAAATCCATCTGGAGGAGAGAATGTCTCTACAGAAACAAAAATAGCGCCATTACTATAGAGTGGCGAAGAACCGATTGTTTGTCCCAATGGCAAAAGCCAATTTGGTTTTCCATTGCCCTTATTTGCGGAGTACAAAATTCCATCATAGTCACCCCAAAATACTGATTCGCCGACTATCATGGCAGTTCCATGGACTCCTCGGTTAGCTGACATTACCCAGCGCCAAACTTCACGGCCTGTCAAATCCATTGCCGAAAAGAATCCTTGGTCAGACCCGGCATAGATCATTTTACCGTCAGATATCGGTGAGCTCTTACTAGCGCTATGACGAGAGTCATTCCAATTTGGTTTTCTCCAAATCGGCCTACTCATCGGGTGAATAAGTTCTTTTGTCTCTACAACACCCGTCCTTTGTGGATTTTCACGATACATTGCCGGGGAATTATTAGGATCTAATTTTGATTCTTGATATTTCCAAGGCGAAATCTCTACTTCACTTTCAACGCTCTTCTTAATCCAAGAATTTGCCCAAAACGGATTAAAATGAGGTTCTTTCTTACAAACATCATTTATATCAACGATGGGTTGGAAATTTTGTTCACTACTCAATCTTGACTGCATGTGAATATCCACTACAGCAAAATCGTTATTCTTCTGGTAGTCCTCGCACAAGCGCCGCGCGAATTCTAGATACACATAGGGCTCGCAGCGTATACGCGTACCAAAACTCTCAAGATTCAACTGCATCTGAACATAATGTCCCATGCCTCGGTCGACCACAAAGGTGTGCCGGCAAACCGCCCGCGCATCAAACATATTGAGTGAGACAAGTCGACCTTCGCCAGTAAGAGCTGACTTTCCAGGTAAAATGAGTGGATAAATCTGCGCTAAAATGAAAAGCAACGAGAGAGTTCGGTGAGGCTTGTAACGCCATACACTTATAATGCTTGGCATGTCCGCGTGTTCTTTAGACATCAAAATGAAGATACTCAAAATGCAAAACATCACTGCAGGATAAAAAAGCCCCACGATTTGTATCGAGTAAATATGAAAGACAAAAAACTGAAATAGCGCAAATTTCTGCCAAAAACGGTGACGGCTTAACAATAGAGAGGAAAAACCTAGCTCCAAAACAATAACATAGATAGTAGCCATTTGAATTGGTATCCATTTCAAAGGGCCAATATCGCCATATAACGCACTTCCCGAAATCCACTCACTATTTAATTTTAGCAGACCAGCACCTAAATAGATTAGGACAATTGAAATAGGAATCAGCTGTATCTTTCTTGGAACTAAGAGAAATAAGAGAATAAAAATAAAATGTATATAGTGAAAATTACCCATCAGACGGTAATCTTGGACATAGATGAAAATTTTAAAAAGCAGTACAAAATAAGAGTAGGAGTACGCTAGAGAAATAGATTTGCGTAGCCAAAGGACCGAGCCAATAGCGCCTATAATAAAATAAAAGACAAGAATCCAACGCCAAAGAATCGGATTACCAAATCGATAGCTCTCACAAAATTGTAAAAAAGGCTGGCAAACTCCCGGAGTCGCCTTGCTAATGTAATTATAGACTTCACCAACAAAGAACCAGTAAGAAAAAGTAAAAAAATGAATAAGCGATAGAAGAAATCCGTATTTTCGCAAAACTGGCGAATTTTGGATTTCCTCTCTATTTTCTTGGAAAAAGAGTTTACCTTTTGCTAGCAAACCAAACGTCAATCACTTCACCCTTAGTTCTTTTGCCATTTCTGACCATATTGAAAGATGACCGTTCTCTTAATTCCGCACGATTGCCAATTCCCATAGCAGCGCTTTTTTCATAGCGTAGAGAAATTGATTCCACGCCAGCCTCTTTTAGAGAGACTAAATCTTTTTTAAGCGTCTTACCTGTACCCGTAGAATCACGCCATAATTTCAATTTCGGATATATTGAGTCTTTGGCATCGATAACCCCATCACCATTTTCATCAAATGCTGCTAGCATCTCGAAACCATTCATTGAGCTATCTTCACTTCCGAACATCTCCGTAACGTCATTAATAATTCCGTCACCGTTTCTATCAAGAACCAAGAATGCAGCATTCAGCTCTGGTTCTGGCCAATAGGTTTGATCTGCGTAGCTGCTCATTTTAAAATTCACATAACGATTAAATTGCGGCTCTTGATGATCAAAGAACAACATGAGGGGGGAGAAAAATCCTCCGCAGAAATCAACCTGTCCCGGGAAAGAGGCATTGATATTTAAAACTCTCATATCACTAGACCAGGTCGCTTCCCAATTCGCAGAAAGAGGTCCGTCCTTACCCATAAATCTCTGAACATCACTTGGTGTATTTGTGTAGTTATGAGGGTTAGGAATCGGATTAACAATACTTTCTTGTGTCTTAATTTGTTCCCACCAAGCAAATCGAGGCTGTCCCCAGCCGGCGTCGGTGTTCGCATCCGGACCTTGCAGTAAAGGAACTGCTACAGCAACAGGTGCCCCTTGGTCATTTATAGTTCCGCCACCGCCATCACCGCCGCCATCACCTCCATCACCACCCGCGTATGATTTTTCAGTAGCCCCCCAAGATATCCATTTTAGAGGAGTCATGAATGACGATAATGCCGTTTGTATTTTCCAAGGTTTAATTTTTTGCTCTTCTTCGAGCTTAACCAGTTTTACTTGCCCCACGACGCTGTAAACATCCTGAATAATTTGAACTTCACTAATAAGCGATGAAAAATCAGCATTAGTATAAGAGGTGCCGTTGAACGAAAGCCCCGTGGTTAAATTCGGCGGAGCATTGAAAATAATAGTATTTCCGTAAGCGCTTGTTATAGACGGTTGTCGATTTGCGGGCTCATACGGCCAATCTCGACTATCAGGCGATTTATCCACATAGAACATCCCACCATTTACGATTGCTAAAGGTGCCGGAGAAGGGACCATTGTACTATAATTTGTGTTCATAACCATCCATCCTGGGAAGACTACTGAAAAAGTCCCACCAGATCTGAAGGCCATGCTGAACTTTACGCTGCTTGCAGGAGAAACTGGATTCGCGACACTTCGCAAGTTCGTTCCAAAACAAGAAACATTCATTCTCACCTGAAAGCCAACGGAGGCATCTGCAAAAGAACTCGCTTGATCTGTAAAAATCATTGTATCGGTCGCTCTTCCAGCCTGACTTGGTCGGACCAGGACCTGAGCTCCATAAACCGGAACTGACGCTGCCAATAAAATGCTCAAGAATATTCTTTTATTCATTTTATTTCCCCAAGCGCTGTTGCGCAGTTTGCGGCGTTACATCAATTGTTATTGTAGGGTCACTGATATTAGGGCGAGCAAAAACCACTTGGATAATTCGGTCTGCAATAAGCACAGGAGTACTATAGGCTGCGCCATTCCAGGTACTATAATATAGATCTCCAGCGTCATTACCATAATTCATCACTGTGTTTGGCTTTAACTCATAACGAATGAGTCGAACTGAGCGAGCTAAAATTGGCGGAATCCCGCCACCTGCGGGTGGTATGGTCTTCAAGTAATTGTCGAAATCTGTAATTGCTATCGCATTATTCTGTGCATTTCTAAAAGAAACCAGTCCGCCAAAATCCTCAGTACTACAGCTAGAACCAGGAACATTCGTACATCTCAAAAAATAGCTAGTAGAATTTGGAGTTACAGTTGTTGCAGCCCCGACATTCCTCATTGTAGAGGGAATGTATACTTCCAATACCTGCGTCGCCTTTACTAAAAAATTCGGATTCAACGCATTGATAAAATTTCTGAATTTATCCCAATTCAAAGGAATATTCGAAGATGAGCCTAGAGAAATATTATAGAATTTCGTTGGGTCTAAAAAAATGACTTCTGGATAACCATTCTGAACTTGAGCTGTCGTACTTTCGCTCAAAAGGGCTGTGAAAACAGTTTTTCCACCAGTAAGATTCATGGTTAATTTGCGAGTCAGCCCCAGGCTACTAGATGTTGCAGCCAAATCACGATTCAAATCGAAAAACTTTTGATTGGTATCGTCTAGCATCGGTAAATTATTGAATGAAGGAGCCGCATTTTTTAAATGCATCCACATGTAGCGCTCAGCTAATGACTGTGTTGTTTGAGAATCTGCTTTAACACGGATTCTATTTTCCATAACTCGCATGTATTGCATCACGTCCATAAACGCGAGCAAGACCATACCTCCCAAGGCAATGGCTATACAAAGCTCCGTTAAAGAAAACCCTCTGTTATTTTTCATAACTACCTAGTTCGTGTTAATTAAAAAGTAGTAGTAGTTGTCCTGCAAATCGAGATCTTTAGGATCTTTTTTTAAATGGACAACACGTATTGTTCCTTCAAACATCCCAGAAAGACTCTGTGACGGTAAAATGGTATATGTAATTAGACCGTCACAAAATGAATCCGTTGGTAAATCAGTTCCATTGAGCGTAGCCGTCGCCGCCGGATTAGTTGGATCGCACTTAGGCGGGTTACCGGCATTTCCCATATACATAATAGTCCCGCTATATCCGTAAGGAAAACTTGCCAAGAAACTCTGGCTATTACCTGCATTAATATTAAAGTTTTTCTGATAAACTGCAGGCTCGCCTTTGATGGTCTCAATTAATTGGGAAACAACCTGATACTCAGAGCTAGTTCGCACTGTTTTACTATCAGTTTTAAACAGCTGAACACTTCCATCGACAATCATATAAAATACCAGCACGAGAAGTGCCATTGCCAACAAGTTCTCAATTACTGTCTGACCATGGTTGTTTTTTATGAGATGTCTCATTGCAACTCACTCGTCCTACTGATTTCATTCAGTATGTAATTTATGGGATGCTTTTGGCATTGAACCATGGTGTTACCAGCAACCACGCCGCAATCAGGGTTCACTGCGGTCCATGTGAACGGATTCGCTTTATCTCTTAAAGAAACCACACTGCATTTACGGAAAGAGTCATACTGAGTATTGGAAAGAGTCGGCCACCAAATCGGGAAAGGCAAAGGTGTCGTGCATGGGCTACCATCTTTATTTCGCAAAACCCCTTGGGCTGCTAAATCACTTGAAGCTTGCGGATGATAAATGCTCCTAAAAGTGATTCCATTTGAAATGGCACTGGGATCAATAAACGCTTTATTAACGATGAAGGTTCCAATCATCAACAATGGTTGCGTTCTAGCTTGAATAATCAATTGATCACAAGTCAAAAAGCCCGATGCGACCGTAGTAGTGCTAGGCACTATACATTGATTGACAATCGAATTTACAGAAAAAGTCCCATTCACCAAGGTTACAGGAGTTCCTGGATTAACTGGAATGCTATTATAAGCCCCATCAGGACTTGTTGGCATTGGGTTAGGAGCGAAATGCCACGAGTGCCGTGTCGTCGTCACAAAAGGGCTATTCCATCCAATCGACTTAAACGCAATACCATTCGACCCGCCAGAGTTAGAAAGACAACTATCCACTAAAGACTGATAATCCTGGCCTTCGTCTGGCAAAACAGGAAACGGAATATCCGTAGGAGCATAAACCAAAGGCGCCGTTGGAATTGGCGTCGGTGCCGGGTTTGGAGCTGCAGGAGGCGGGGCCGGAGGAGGTGGGGGATAGCCCGCTGGGACATTTGCAGCAGGTGGCTGCAACCTATCATAAATTGCTGAAGCGGTCGGCATCGGATTACCAGACGCATCTACTCTGACAAGAGTTCCCGCAGAACTTGTCGAGCCGCCTTGAAGTTGAAAGTGCAACCAACCTTCCATTGAGTGACCAATTCTCAAGGAGTCAAACGAAGTATCACCCGGATAACGACGATCACGTCCCGCAAACACTCCAAGGTCGAAAGCCTTCATATAGAGCGAAAAATTTTGCACTGTTTCGGGAGGATATTTTGCTAAGGGGGCTCGTACACGCAACTCAAAGAGCTGCATCTGCATCGCACGCGTGGTATCTCCACCATAGTACACAGGCAGCATTTCAATTTCTATTCTACCACCGTATGAACCTGACGGTTGTTTAATAGTCACCCGTGCATTTGGCCGGAGAGTAAACTCTTCTGTGATGTTATTAGGGCCACCGATATAAGCTGGGCCTCCTAACGACCCTCCACCCGCAGGACCCGAGTCGTAGCGGAAGTACATAGTTGCCTGACCATTCAATCTACTACCACTTGTTGTTCCGGTAATGATGTCAGTCAGGAATGCTCGTCCACCGGAACCATATGGAAAATACGGCCGCAATTCTTGATGAACAAATAAGTTTCCTTGAGTAAGCCCAACGTAATATCGCAACTCATTCGCTTGAAGTGGTGGCAATGGCTTGATGACCAAATCTGACTGATTGGTGTATCTTAATTTGTAAAAAACATTATTAACCCCAATGCAACGATCTGAGCCTACCATCGCATTTATTGGAGGAGCTGTCGCATTATATCCGGCAAGAACATCTAATCCTTGATCACGAATACCATCAACATCGACTCCTTTTTTAAATCCACCAAAGTTCGGAAGCACAGAATAGAGATAGCTCGACATATTCCCATCATTTGGTGCTGAAAAAGGGGAACCTCCTCGCATCAGACGGCCGCCGGTATTGCCGTTAGACCCACCTAAAATCACACGATTGGTAAAATTAACACTGGTATAGTTGGCAACTGGGTTAGGGATATGAATATCCCCATTTACAAAAACCGGACTTTCGAAAGTAATTCCGGCGCCACCAGTTCCGGTTGGAATCCCAATATCACCGTTCGATCCACCAAGTCCTGGAACTGTTCCATTTAAATACAAGTCACGAGGCACGATTAAAGAAAAGTAGTTAAGCTCACGCGGAGTCACCATCACACGACTGGTTGCTGTAATTGAAGAAAGGTTTCTAAAGATCACACTGCCGGACATCAATGTAACTTTGATATCTAAGAAAACTTCACGTCCACGACGAGGAATATTTGAGTCATTAACTCTTTTAACTGTAATCCCGATTTGAGAGACTGCCTTACCGGTCTTATCAAGATTCTTAACAATGTTGAGCAAAGGATGACCAGTAACGATCTCACTGACATTAACAATGGTATTAATTTGCTCTGATACGATACCCGCAGAAGTGAATGAAGGATCACCCGCGTTCAAGTCACGAAGAGCGGTAATGGCACTTGTATCCAGCGTTAAGCGCTCAAGACTCATTGGATTTTTAATATTGCAATTGGAATCGCGGGTCCAACTGGAGGTCATGCACCAGCGATTCTTGATTGCATAGTTGGTGTAATCAATCACACCATCCATGACCGCTGAATAAGAAACCATATTACGATTAATGAGTGTTTGCTGTTTGGAGATCAGAACCAATTCAATCAAAGAAAAAAACAAGGCGGCCGCGACGGGGGCGGCGATCATGACGAGGAGGAGTACGGAGCCTTTGTTGTTCCGGCCGAGACCGAACCAACGACGGCGAGTCGCTTTCATCTTAGGGCTGTTTACTCTGGACACGTGAGCCTTCCCCAGCAGCGCCCCAAAAACTACCACGAGAGTTACAGTCGCTTGAATTACTTCAGAAATATACGGGCCGCTGATTTTTCAATACGTTCTTCAACACACCCTTAATTATATTGTAAGCAGACACAAATGTGTCAAATCGCTCCCAGTATTTCCCAACTTGAGATGGACCTAGTGCTAGTGTTCACAAAAAAACAAAGCGAAACGAAGAACATTTCCACAATGTTGTCTCTCTCAAGGTCTATAAACTATGGAAGATACTGATTTTTTTCGAACAGTACGGCAGTGGCGTTTCTAAAGCTTGCGCAACAGCTCTTCACGCTTCTGATTGTATTCTGCCTCTGTGAGGATGCCTTTTTGAAACAGCTCATAAAGCCCTGCCAGGTCCGCCGCTGCTGGAGCGGGTTTGGAGTCTGGTCCAGAAGTTGGAGCGCCCGCAGATCCACCACCAGAGCGGTTTTCGGGGACTTTATCAGTCATACCAAGCACCGCCAAAACTTGGTGATACCATGCTTGGAAAAAATTAACGTTCTTCACATCGCCGCGAACCACGAGGGTTTCCGCAGCCAAATCATGCAACGTCTGCTTTTTCTCTGTGAAAAGCATCATCAAAAAACCAAAACACAAAAGCAAACCACTCACAATGCGAACCAAATAACGAATGAAAGCTTTTTTGAAAGTAATGCGTTCGCCATTCATATTTACAACACGCATGTCGAGCAAAGCTTTGCCGGGAGTTGCTTGCAATTCTGAAGCTTCAAAAAACGGAGTGTACAAAAGCGCCAGCAAAATATCCAAACCCACGGAGTACAAACCGATCACTTTGAAAAGCAAGCCCAAGATGGCGATAAAAAAACCATCGATGATGATGGCGCCGAAGCGTCTCCAGAAACCTGCGTACTCAGTCGTTGCGATTGCGTAATTCATAAGTTCTCCTCAAATGCGAACCTATTTAAATCAAAATTCCTAAAGAGAGTCCAGACGAATCCATGTTGCCACGGAATCCAACACAGTATTCTGGGAGGACTTGTCATCCTCGAGGTAATAAATCTCCAGTGCGGCCGGATTTTCACACCAATCGTGAATCATGCCCGCACACATCTTGCACGGTTTTCGCGTAGTGTAGAGCTTGGCCCCTGCCGGCAACTTCAAACCTTTTTCGCGATAATATCGCTGCACCATATTTACTTCAGCGTGCAGAGTTTTATTCTTTGAATTCGAGTTTAAGCCGTAAGCGAGGATTTCCCCAGTGCTATCCACAAGCAAGCAAGCAATGTCGCGATCGTAATCATGCAAAATCTCGCCGCGAGCATTAAGTGCAGCAATCTTTTGCACCCACGCCAGTTTGGACTCCTGCTCGAGCGCCTTGATCTTCTCAAGCGGCATTTGGTTCTCAGCACTCAAAAACCGAACAGAGGCCAAAAGCGCGTCGTCACCGACCAAAACCTTCGCAAACGGAACAGGCACGCCATGATCCACGGCCACCACATCACCTTGCACCCGCTTCGCCACCACTTTGATCATCCCGTGGCACATCGCCGTTACGGGTGCCGTCGTAAAAATGCGGTTTCGCAGGATAAAAAACGAGTGATCGATATGATGGTCAAACAAGCCCTGCAGGAGTTTCACCACTGCGGAAGATGGCGCCGAAACAGCTTTTG is part of the Bdellovibrionales bacterium genome and harbors:
- a CDS encoding Bd3614 family nucleic acid deaminase, which gives rise to MVKLLQGLFDHHIDHSFFILRNRIFTTAPVTAMCHGMIKVVAKRVQGDVVAVDHGVPVPFAKVLVGDDALLASVRFLSAENQMPLEKIKALEQESKLAWVQKIAALNARGEILHDYDRDIACLLVDSTGEILAYGLNSNSKNKTLHAEVNMVQRYYREKGLKLPAGAKLYTTRKPCKMCAGMIHDWCENPAALEIYYLEDDKSSQNTVLDSVATWIRLDSL
- a CDS encoding RDD family protein, producing MNYAIATTEYAGFWRRFGAIIIDGFFIAILGLLFKVIGLYSVGLDILLALLYTPFFEASELQATPGKALLDMRVVNMNGERITFKKAFIRYLVRIVSGLLLCFGFLMMLFTEKKQTLHDLAAETLVVRGDVKNVNFFQAWYHQVLAVLGMTDKVPENRSGGGSAGAPTSGPDSKPAPAAADLAGLYELFQKGILTEAEYNQKREELLRKL
- a CDS encoding prepilin-type N-terminal cleavage/methylation domain-containing protein → MKNNRGFSLTELCIAIALGGMVLLAFMDVMQYMRVMENRIRVKADSQTTQSLAERYMWMHLKNAAPSFNNLPMLDDTNQKFFDLNRDLAATSSSLGLTRKLTMNLTGGKTVFTALLSESTTAQVQNGYPEVIFLDPTKFYNISLGSSSNIPLNWDKFRNFINALNPNFLVKATQVLEVYIPSTMRNVGAATTVTPNSTSYFLRCTNVPGSSCSTEDFGGLVSFRNAQNNAIAITDFDNYLKTIPPAGGGIPPILARSVRLIRYELKPNTVMNYGNDAGDLYYSTWNGAAYSTPVLIADRIIQVVFARPNISDPTITIDVTPQTAQQRLGK
- a CDS encoding PQQ-binding-like beta-propeller repeat protein, yielding MTFGLLAKGKLFFQENREEIQNSPVLRKYGFLLSLIHFFTFSYWFFVGEVYNYISKATPGVCQPFLQFCESYRFGNPILWRWILVFYFIIGAIGSVLWLRKSISLAYSYSYFVLLFKIFIYVQDYRLMGNFHYIHFIFILLFLLVPRKIQLIPISIVLIYLGAGLLKLNSEWISGSALYGDIGPLKWIPIQMATIYVIVLELGFSSLLLSRHRFWQKFALFQFFVFHIYSIQIVGLFYPAVMFCILSIFILMSKEHADMPSIISVWRYKPHRTLSLLFILAQIYPLILPGKSALTGEGRLVSLNMFDARAVCRHTFVVDRGMGHYVQMQLNLESFGTRIRCEPYVYLEFARRLCEDYQKNNDFAVVDIHMQSRLSSEQNFQPIVDINDVCKKEPHFNPFWANSWIKKSVESEVEISPWKYQESKLDPNNSPAMYRENPQRTGVVETKELIHPMSRPIWRKPNWNDSRHSASKSSPISDGKMIYAGSDQGFFSAMDLTGREVWRWVMSANRGVHGTAMIVGESVFWGDYDGILYSANKGNGKPNWLLPLGQTIGSSPLYSNGAIFVSVETFSPPDGFVTKIDAKTGKMLWKSSMLGEQAHSSPALSEDGSLIFVGSNNGYINAIDSLTGKIVWKYATGLAVKGTPMVVGDSVTFCSWDKNIYKLKASTGDLLWNSPLEGSCQSSPTWSKKEDAVYISTSSGRTVAFNFSNGREMWRHQGSGVFFSSPVLLVKDGVKPEEELVAGCFERELCIFNSKKGDILRRINLGDRLSSVPWFENGEMTYSLDTSGGLVQWK